A single region of the Bacillus cereus genome encodes:
- a CDS encoding DUF3947 family protein, producing MFYSYFNPRTSMRPAYGTAGITYSGAQSTIQAVQQALQMQQQMQQDIQSYYSPMGYYYPAHQITPYGISFSTIPYGTVYNL from the coding sequence ATGTTTTATTCATATTTTAATCCCCGAACTAGTATGCGTCCGGCGTATGGTACTGCTGGTATAACATATAGTGGGGCACAAAGTACAATTCAAGCTGTTCAACAAGCATTGCAAATGCAACAACAAATGCAACAAGACATACAATCGTATTATTCACCTATGGGTTATTATTATCCAGCGCATCAAATTACACCATATGGAATTTCTTTTTCAACGATTCCATATGGAACTGTATACAATTTATAA
- a CDS encoding collagen-like protein — protein sequence MSKFKKRFEIPCECFFPPVPLPQIGPTGPTGPTGSTGPTGPTGPTGPTGPTGPTGPTGPTGSTGPTGPTGPTGPTGPTGPTAVGCCPCTNILDNPGFDEPAIVGNPVPGWNPAGGVTEVGFPNAHSGRILSNGTLSLLAASIEPGGSINQSVDVGEGCCFTLSFAADVRDNAFLIASVSFPELGHGCPPLATTLGSLNIPHIIPVGNQPQSLFQHYVLVVCIPPGVTTACVAFQNIATGEEGGTAFVDNVVFQPTGGPCPSCSQNF from the coding sequence ATGAGTAAATTTAAAAAGAGATTTGAGATCCCGTGTGAGTGTTTTTTCCCCCCTGTACCTCTACCTCAAATCGGACCAACAGGGCCAACAGGACCAACAGGGTCAACAGGACCAACAGGACCAACAGGGCCAACAGGACCAACAGGACCAACAGGACCAACAGGACCAACAGGGCCAACAGGGTCAACAGGACCGACTGGACCGACTGGACCGACTGGACCGACTGGACCGACTGGACCGACTGCAGTAGGATGTTGTCCATGTACTAATATTCTTGATAACCCTGGATTTGATGAACCAGCAATAGTAGGCAATCCAGTTCCTGGTTGGAATCCAGCTGGAGGGGTTACAGAAGTAGGTTTTCCAAATGCCCATAGTGGTCGTATTCTTTCAAATGGGACACTTAGTCTCTTAGCTGCATCAATTGAACCAGGTGGAAGTATTAATCAATCGGTTGATGTTGGTGAAGGTTGTTGTTTTACACTTTCTTTCGCTGCGGATGTAAGGGATAATGCATTTCTTATAGCTTCTGTATCTTTTCCAGAACTTGGACACGGATGTCCTCCTCTCGCTACAACTCTTGGTTCATTAAATATTCCACATATTATACCTGTTGGGAATCAACCGCAATCTCTTTTCCAACATTATGTTCTTGTTGTGTGTATACCTCCTGGTGTGACTACAGCATGTGTTGCTTTTCAAAATATTGCTACAGGTGAAGAAGGCGGAACAGCTTTTGTTGATAACGTTGTATTCCAACCTACTGGTGGACCTTGTCCTTCATGTTCACAAAATTTCTAA
- a CDS encoding tyrosine-type recombinase/integrase — protein sequence MSFFLYTAYSDCDLVISTQRGKCICRGGFHDVFKTFLKKSELKNIRFHDLRHTRATLLLKQGVHPKIVSERLGHKDVFITLNRYSHVIPGMKEDAVKTCSERLFG from the coding sequence TTGTCCTTTTTTCTTTACACCGCATACTCGGATTGTGATTTAGTTATTAGTACCCAAAGAGGAAAATGCATTTGTCGCGGTGGCTTTCATGACGTGTTTAAAACCTTTTTGAAAAAATCCGAGCTAAAAAACATTAGATTTCACGATTTACGCCATACACGTGCAACACTACTTTTAAAACAAGGAGTACACCCAAAGATTGTAAGTGAACGATTGGGCCATAAAGACGTTTTCATAACCTTAAATCGCTATTCACATGTTATACCCGGAATGAAAGAGGATGCTGTTAAAACATGTAGTGAAAGACTATTCGGATAG